One window of Chloroflexus aggregans DSM 9485 genomic DNA carries:
- a CDS encoding type II toxin-antitoxin system PemK/MazF family toxin, whose protein sequence is MSIPSKYQRGEIWQADLGTDGSLPVLILSTDALSNLPIRLVVPLQPWDERFTDCIWIYHLKGDWPQQLGTPHAADLLLLRSIATSRLRRKIGRVSATTMDEIVTALAIIVDYNPSTTP, encoded by the coding sequence GTGAGCATTCCCAGTAAGTACCAGCGTGGCGAGATTTGGCAGGCCGATCTCGGTACCGATGGCTCGCTGCCGGTCTTAATTCTGAGCACTGATGCGTTGAGTAACCTGCCGATCCGTTTGGTTGTACCGTTACAACCTTGGGACGAGCGCTTCACCGACTGTATTTGGATCTACCATCTGAAGGGAGACTGGCCACAGCAACTCGGCACACCACATGCTGCCGATCTGCTCCTACTCCGCAGTATTGCAACGAGCCGGCTACGACGAAAAATTGGGCGCGTATCGGCAACGACAATGGACGAGATTGTGACCGCTTTGGCGATCATTGTGGATTATAATCCGTCAACAACACCATAG
- a CDS encoding helix-turn-helix domain-containing protein, protein MINQRLRQLRLARGMTLDDLAQATNRIVTRQAISKYEHGQAQPSPIVLQRLAQALGVRPTDLLDSTNTQIELIAYRKRATLSKRYHDHITALATEQLRARLRLQRLIGEPIRLDVPIYGYPIDQLEAAEAAADDLRVRWDLGKTPLVNLTDTLEDHGLHVIALDADNGFDGVAAIARDEHGEPLAAAVIGRRSRDGARWRMNLAHELGHLVLQPTSQLDEEKAAFRFASAFLAPATTLRTHVGEHRHHLHLGELLLLKRHFGMSIQALLYRMQTLGIINQRLYRSWMVKIGEQGWRTNEPEPLPMEEPLWLRRTVLRAVAEELIDPTEAQALLGESIDLLAESSRQDSLCHRLLRQPLAERHAVLAAQAAQMVDLYQTSPNVANEVEASEHSQ, encoded by the coding sequence ATGATCAACCAACGTTTACGCCAGCTCCGACTGGCACGTGGAATGACGCTCGACGATCTGGCACAGGCAACCAACCGCATCGTCACTCGGCAAGCCATCTCGAAATACGAACACGGTCAGGCGCAACCATCACCCATCGTCTTACAACGGCTCGCCCAAGCCCTTGGTGTGCGACCGACCGATCTCCTCGATAGTACTAACACTCAGATCGAGCTGATTGCCTACCGCAAACGGGCCACACTGAGCAAACGATATCACGATCACATTACAGCACTGGCGACCGAACAGTTGCGCGCACGACTGCGGCTCCAGCGCCTCATTGGCGAACCGATTCGGTTAGATGTTCCCATCTATGGCTACCCAATCGATCAACTCGAAGCTGCCGAAGCTGCTGCTGATGATCTACGGGTGCGGTGGGATCTGGGCAAAACGCCACTGGTCAATCTCACCGACACACTGGAAGATCACGGCTTGCATGTCATCGCCCTCGATGCGGACAACGGCTTCGACGGCGTTGCGGCCATCGCCCGCGATGAACACGGTGAGCCACTGGCGGCTGCGGTGATCGGTCGGCGCAGCCGCGATGGAGCACGCTGGCGAATGAACCTGGCCCACGAGCTAGGTCACTTAGTCTTGCAGCCAACCAGTCAACTTGACGAGGAAAAAGCGGCATTTCGCTTTGCATCAGCATTTCTCGCTCCGGCAACAACGCTCCGTACTCATGTAGGAGAACATCGCCATCACCTTCATCTCGGTGAACTCCTGTTGCTCAAGCGCCATTTCGGTATGAGTATCCAGGCATTGCTCTACCGGATGCAGACGTTGGGTATTATCAATCAGCGTCTCTACCGGTCGTGGATGGTCAAGATCGGTGAGCAGGGTTGGCGCACCAACGAGCCAGAACCCTTGCCGATGGAAGAACCGCTCTGGTTGCGTCGAACTGTGTTGCGAGCAGTAGCCGAGGAATTGATCGATCCGACAGAGGCGCAAGCCCTTCTCGGCGAATCGATCGATCTCTTGGCCGAATCGAGCCGGCAGGACAGCCTGTGTCACCGTTTGCTCCGCCAACCGCTGGCCGAACGCCATGCTGTTCTCGCTGCCCAAGCGGCGCAAATGGTCGATCTCTATCAAACTTCTCCCAATGTAGCCAACGAGGTCGAAGCAAGTGAGCATTCCCAGTAA
- a CDS encoding long-chain-fatty-acid--CoA ligase, protein MTLELLATRPWLRHYDPGIPHTLKLTPEPLPALLQRAAERFAETTAITFYGRNLRYAHLWEEAQHFARGLLAIGFQPGERAVILLPNIPQAVIAYYGVLLAGGIVVLANPIFDAEGFAHEVRDSEATTVIALSMFYRLVEQVRAELPFPRLIYTNLKEYLPSSQRIIFTLLRQEREGHRVPAEQAANAHWFQHVLAAGTNGDLPTLRADDPAVILYTSGTTGKAKGVLHRHASLYANTYQTRAWYADADEGNERVLCAIPFSHAYGMTACMNVGIALGATLILLPTFETHNVLHAIRRERPTFFPGVPPMYAALNEVRDVRKYGLSSLKSCLSGAAPLPIEVQEGFERITRSRLVEGYGLSEAGPVTHANPLRGQRRVGSIGLPLPDTEARIVDMHSGDDVPAGAIGELLVRGPQLMAGYWRNPQATAEAITPDGWLCTGDVARMLPDGYFQIIERKKEMIIAGDYNIYPRDLEEALYEHPTVIDAAVVGVPLPDGRTEVRAFVVTRPGEQVSEEEVFAFLRNRLNLPVMPEKIEFREALPRSFIGKLLRWRLVEECSARSRAERKEWWCERKPT, encoded by the coding sequence ATGACCCTTGAACTCTTGGCGACTCGCCCGTGGTTGCGTCACTACGACCCCGGTATACCACATACCCTCAAGCTGACCCCCGAACCACTACCGGCATTATTGCAACGCGCCGCCGAACGGTTTGCCGAAACGACCGCTATTACGTTTTATGGCCGTAACCTACGTTATGCGCATCTTTGGGAAGAAGCCCAGCACTTCGCCCGCGGCCTGTTGGCAATCGGCTTCCAACCCGGTGAGCGGGCCGTGATCTTGCTACCGAACATCCCACAGGCGGTCATTGCCTATTATGGTGTTTTACTGGCGGGCGGCATTGTGGTGCTGGCCAACCCTATCTTCGACGCCGAAGGATTTGCGCATGAAGTGCGCGACTCCGAAGCAACGACCGTGATCGCGTTGAGTATGTTTTACCGACTGGTCGAGCAGGTCCGTGCCGAACTCCCCTTCCCCCGCCTCATCTACACGAACCTCAAAGAGTATCTGCCGTCGAGCCAACGCATCATTTTCACCTTACTCCGGCAAGAGCGTGAGGGCCACCGTGTACCCGCCGAGCAAGCAGCGAACGCCCATTGGTTTCAGCACGTGTTAGCTGCCGGCACCAACGGTGATCTACCAACACTACGCGCCGATGATCCGGCGGTTATTCTCTACACCAGCGGCACCACCGGCAAGGCCAAAGGTGTCTTGCACCGCCACGCCAGCCTCTACGCCAACACCTACCAAACACGCGCATGGTACGCCGATGCCGACGAGGGAAACGAGCGGGTCTTGTGCGCAATTCCCTTCTCGCATGCCTACGGCATGACCGCCTGTATGAACGTTGGTATTGCCCTCGGCGCGACTCTGATTTTGCTCCCGACCTTCGAGACGCATAATGTCCTCCACGCCATCCGCCGCGAACGTCCCACCTTCTTCCCCGGTGTGCCACCAATGTACGCGGCGTTGAACGAAGTACGCGACGTGCGCAAATACGGTCTATCGTCGCTGAAAAGTTGTCTAAGCGGTGCCGCCCCACTGCCCATTGAGGTGCAAGAAGGGTTCGAGCGCATCACCCGTAGCCGGCTGGTCGAGGGCTATGGCTTGAGCGAAGCCGGACCGGTGACACACGCGAACCCGTTGCGTGGGCAGCGGCGGGTGGGTAGCATCGGGCTGCCGCTCCCCGACACCGAAGCCCGCATTGTCGATATGCACAGTGGCGACGACGTACCGGCCGGTGCCATTGGCGAGCTACTGGTGCGCGGCCCACAACTCATGGCCGGATATTGGCGTAACCCACAGGCAACTGCCGAGGCCATCACACCCGATGGTTGGCTGTGTACCGGTGATGTGGCTCGCATGTTGCCTGATGGCTATTTCCAGATCATCGAGCGCAAGAAAGAGATGATTATCGCCGGCGACTACAACATCTACCCGCGTGATCTCGAAGAGGCCCTGTACGAACACCCGACCGTCATTGACGCAGCGGTGGTCGGTGTGCCGCTCCCCGACGGCCGGACGGAGGTGCGGGCGTTTGTCGTCACGCGGCCCGGTGAGCAGGTGAGTGAAGAAGAGGTATTTGCCTTCTTGCGCAATCGGCTGAATCTGCCGGTGATGCCGGAGAAGATCGAGTTTCGCGAAGCACTGCCGCGTAGTTTCATCGGTAAACTGCTGCGCTGGCGCTTGGTGGAAGAGTGCAGCGCGAGAAGTAGGGCAGAGCGGAAAGAGTGGTGGTGCGAAAGGAAACCAACCTGA
- a CDS encoding alpha/beta fold hydrolase: MNLEPYRKEIHLTGTAPVRLSVVDVGPLQGTGKGTIVCIHGCAGNLEQWAPQIAHFAPHYRMIAPDLRGHGRSEVVNSAYSLEEFLWDLTQILTRLQVAEPFILMAHSFGGPIALTFAASQPQRVSRLILIATGPEMHLHPLHERIVKLPISLAMLERLRPILMPKTYAPVKVIQKVLAGTLFRWNGRAVLPHVSTPTLIIAGQWDFIAPVAQARESQQLMPDARLEIVRYTRHLPHLERPDAVNRLIDRFLEGPRVWRE; the protein is encoded by the coding sequence ATGAACCTCGAACCGTACCGCAAAGAGATCCACCTAACCGGCACTGCACCGGTTCGGCTCAGCGTGGTTGATGTCGGACCATTGCAAGGAACCGGCAAAGGGACGATTGTCTGTATTCACGGCTGCGCCGGGAACCTTGAGCAGTGGGCACCGCAAATCGCACATTTTGCCCCTCACTACCGCATGATCGCTCCTGACCTGCGCGGCCACGGTCGCTCTGAGGTGGTCAATTCGGCCTATTCGCTGGAAGAGTTTCTCTGGGACCTCACGCAAATACTGACCCGCTTGCAGGTTGCTGAGCCATTCATCTTGATGGCCCATTCGTTTGGCGGGCCGATTGCGCTCACCTTTGCCGCCAGTCAACCACAGCGGGTGAGCCGCCTGATCTTGATTGCCACCGGGCCGGAGATGCATTTGCACCCCTTGCACGAGCGGATTGTGAAGCTGCCGATCTCGCTCGCGATGCTCGAACGACTACGCCCCATCTTGATGCCCAAGACCTACGCGCCGGTCAAGGTTATTCAGAAAGTACTGGCCGGTACCCTCTTTCGCTGGAACGGACGAGCCGTATTGCCACACGTATCAACCCCAACCCTGATCATTGCCGGTCAGTGGGATTTTATTGCGCCGGTGGCACAGGCCCGTGAGAGTCAACAGCTTATGCCTGATGCCCGGCTCGAAATTGTGCGTTACACCCGCCATTTGCCCCACCTGGAACGACCCGATGCGGTTAATCGTCTGATCGACCGGTTTCTGGAAGGGCCACGAGTCTGGCGCGAGTAA
- a CDS encoding alpha/beta fold hydrolase: MRQPTSLKADVVIERHFHDRLGISFLAAGTQGPAIVFLHGWGAFKELWWSALRDLGRDYRCFALDMPGHGESRIGRADRIEAIAELVAEFCHDHGLSQIILVGHSMGGSVAVEVTLRDPELVARLALIDAAVDAYRMPVYTRTYLLPNVGWAVFRMTQTIGRTFRPLGQRIPHEHGGGWIRPWLRRASYLATFDPEGLYRILRSLFATRADDRLRQIRVPTLVMTGQLDSLAPPTHARRLAACIPGAQYVMIPASLHNPMDERPRAFTRALRRFLDHSPIG; this comes from the coding sequence ATGCGCCAACCAACTTCACTCAAAGCTGACGTCGTGATCGAACGCCATTTTCACGACCGACTCGGGATTAGTTTTCTCGCAGCGGGAACGCAGGGGCCAGCCATCGTCTTTCTCCACGGCTGGGGTGCCTTCAAAGAATTGTGGTGGAGCGCCTTACGCGATCTTGGCCGTGATTACCGCTGTTTTGCCCTTGATATGCCCGGTCACGGTGAAAGCCGGATCGGGCGAGCCGACCGGATTGAAGCTATCGCCGAACTTGTCGCCGAGTTTTGCCACGATCACGGTCTCTCCCAGATTATTCTTGTCGGTCATTCTATGGGCGGAAGCGTAGCGGTCGAAGTAACCCTGCGCGATCCCGAATTGGTTGCCCGGCTGGCCCTTATCGATGCGGCAGTTGATGCTTACCGCATGCCGGTTTATACCCGCACCTATCTTTTGCCCAATGTGGGTTGGGCCGTCTTCCGCATGACCCAAACTATCGGGCGCACGTTTCGTCCGCTCGGCCAGCGCATCCCACACGAGCACGGTGGTGGCTGGATACGCCCATGGCTGCGGCGGGCATCGTACCTCGCCACCTTCGATCCAGAAGGATTGTACCGCATTTTGCGTTCACTCTTTGCGACTCGCGCCGACGATAGGCTACGACAGATTCGGGTACCAACCCTCGTGATGACCGGCCAGCTCGATAGCCTAGCCCCACCTACCCACGCCCGTCGGCTGGCGGCATGTATTCCCGGCGCGCAGTACGTGATGATCCCGGCCAGTCTGCATAACCCTATGGACGAACGTCCGCGCGCCTTTACCCGCGCGTTACGACGGTTTTTAGATCACTCTCCTATAGGATAG
- the mnmA gene encoding tRNA 2-thiouridine(34) synthase MnmA, which produces MANVLVAMSGGVDSSLAAALLQEAGHQVTGVTMHLWDDDEQGLRESLCCAAEAATSARRVCALLGIPFYVFNYQREFRRHVIEYFIRAYTHGLTPNPCVECNRMIKFRALLDRARALGFDAVATGHYARIVRDDCGRYQLWRAVDTEKDQSYMLHMLGQADLARLLFPIGEYTKQQVREMAAARCLPSANREESQDICFVPDGDYRNLLRIEAPESLIPGPIVDLEGREIGRHRGLPLYTVGQRRGLGLGGGEPRYVVAIDPARNALIVGPVEALNRERFIVTDARWVDDAPPAETFHCQVQVRAHAEPLPARVSAQPDGRWLVELERPQRAVSPGQAAVFYDGVRVLGGGWIARPEVG; this is translated from the coding sequence ATGGCAAACGTTCTGGTTGCAATGAGTGGCGGCGTTGATAGCTCACTGGCAGCCGCTTTATTACAGGAAGCCGGTCATCAGGTAACCGGCGTAACCATGCATTTGTGGGATGATGATGAGCAGGGATTGCGCGAGAGCCTGTGTTGTGCCGCTGAGGCGGCCACGAGCGCGCGACGGGTGTGTGCCCTGCTTGGCATCCCTTTTTACGTGTTTAACTATCAGCGCGAGTTTCGCCGTCACGTGATCGAGTATTTTATCCGTGCATATACCCACGGCCTGACGCCCAATCCGTGCGTCGAGTGTAACCGTATGATCAAATTCCGTGCCCTGCTCGACCGGGCACGGGCGTTGGGCTTTGATGCAGTGGCTACCGGTCACTATGCGCGCATTGTGCGCGACGATTGTGGCCGGTATCAGCTTTGGCGGGCAGTCGATACCGAGAAAGATCAGTCGTATATGCTGCACATGCTGGGGCAGGCCGATCTCGCACGTTTGCTCTTCCCTATTGGTGAATATACGAAGCAACAAGTGCGGGAAATGGCTGCAGCGCGCTGCTTGCCCAGTGCCAACCGTGAAGAGAGTCAAGACATCTGTTTTGTGCCTGATGGCGACTATCGTAACTTGTTGCGGATCGAAGCCCCAGAGAGCTTAATCCCCGGCCCGATCGTCGATCTGGAAGGGCGTGAGATCGGGCGTCATCGTGGTCTCCCACTCTACACCGTCGGCCAGCGGCGCGGTTTGGGGTTGGGTGGGGGCGAGCCGCGCTACGTGGTCGCAATTGATCCGGCCCGCAACGCGCTGATCGTCGGGCCGGTCGAGGCCCTCAACCGCGAGCGATTCATCGTGACCGATGCCAGGTGGGTAGATGATGCACCACCGGCAGAGACGTTTCACTGTCAGGTACAGGTGCGTGCCCATGCCGAACCACTGCCTGCCCGTGTTTCTGCACAGCCGGATGGACGCTGGCTGGTCGAACTCGAACGACCGCAGCGTGCCGTCAGCCCCGGCCAAGCTGCCGTCTTTTACGACGGGGTGCGGGTGTTGGGTGGTGGTTGGATTGCCCGTCCGGAGGTAGGATGA
- a CDS encoding DUF1385 domain-containing protein — translation MSKAQYKYGGQAVLEGVMMRGRRQATVVVRRPDGSFARLDLPIPERHARWQRWPLLRGFAALAEALTIGRKALDFSATVVAAEEEDRLSPWMQTLIFAVTMVIAIGVFVVLPSLVANAIGQLGAPVLLREVIEALINLALVVAYIAAIGRIPDIGRVFGYHGAEHKVINAYEAGLPLTVESVRQCSRIHPRCGTSFLLAVALIGFLIFLSVAVLPVWQRIIARIVLIPLVAAVAFEVQQLAANYYHLPWVRWLLAPTLAAQYLTTREPNDDMIETAIAALEPVLAADQVVNAQPAVMVDVVSGLADTQPTM, via the coding sequence ATGAGCAAGGCGCAGTATAAATACGGTGGGCAAGCAGTACTCGAAGGGGTGATGATGCGCGGTCGTCGGCAGGCAACGGTTGTCGTGCGTCGGCCTGACGGCAGCTTTGCTCGGCTCGATCTGCCAATACCAGAACGTCACGCTCGCTGGCAACGGTGGCCATTGTTGCGCGGATTTGCCGCTTTAGCCGAAGCATTGACGATTGGGCGTAAAGCGTTGGATTTCTCGGCTACAGTCGTTGCTGCTGAGGAAGAAGATCGGTTGTCACCATGGATGCAGACGCTGATCTTTGCCGTGACGATGGTCATTGCAATCGGTGTATTTGTCGTTCTGCCGTCGTTGGTTGCCAACGCTATCGGCCAACTGGGTGCGCCGGTGTTGCTGCGTGAAGTGATCGAGGCGCTGATCAATCTGGCCCTCGTTGTTGCCTATATCGCTGCGATTGGCCGTATTCCCGATATTGGCCGGGTGTTCGGTTATCATGGTGCTGAACATAAAGTCATCAATGCGTATGAAGCCGGTTTGCCGCTAACGGTCGAGTCAGTGCGGCAGTGTAGTCGTATCCACCCGCGCTGTGGAACCAGCTTTTTGCTGGCGGTGGCACTGATCGGGTTTCTTATCTTCTTATCGGTGGCCGTCTTGCCGGTATGGCAGCGGATTATCGCTCGGATCGTGTTGATCCCATTGGTCGCAGCAGTAGCTTTTGAAGTTCAACAACTCGCCGCAAACTATTATCATTTGCCATGGGTGCGTTGGTTGTTGGCGCCGACGTTGGCTGCCCAATACCTGACAACTCGTGAGCCAAATGATGATATGATTGAAACAGCCATCGCCGCGTTGGAGCCGGTGCTTGCCGCCGATCAGGTTGTGAACGCTCAACCGGCGGTCATGGTTGATGTTGTTTCTGGTTTGGCCGATACGCAGCCAACTATGTAA
- a CDS encoding DUF4388 domain-containing protein has translation MALVGNIRDFSLSDFLSLVDRGYKTGALHLSYQDQTARLYFDKGKLLLAARRPEDEKPELLVRLGVLNADQVAQACRALAAHGNGATLSQVIIETGMTSAERLQQALMNHTEQSVYGLFAWPEGDFLFEHNQRPAPDAPLVPVPISIDHLIMEGVRRIDEWERIRDRIPSTDLVPRFLAPPGEKLKGMRLAPDEWKVFARINGRDTLAEIAQKTGLSDFDVCRAVYGFLTAGMLELVKRQRVLATGMPPVEQPRLKKSLVNRIINRIRSM, from the coding sequence ATGGCGCTAGTAGGGAACATCCGCGATTTTAGCTTATCAGATTTTCTTTCACTCGTTGATCGCGGGTATAAAACGGGCGCCCTGCATCTGTCATACCAGGATCAAACGGCACGCCTCTACTTTGATAAGGGAAAATTGCTACTGGCTGCTCGGCGTCCAGAGGACGAGAAACCGGAGTTGTTGGTGCGGTTGGGGGTGCTGAATGCCGATCAGGTGGCACAGGCTTGTCGGGCGTTGGCCGCGCACGGGAATGGTGCCACGCTCAGCCAGGTTATCATTGAGACTGGGATGACAAGTGCCGAGCGGTTACAACAGGCGCTGATGAACCATACCGAGCAATCGGTCTATGGCTTGTTTGCGTGGCCAGAAGGGGATTTTCTCTTCGAGCATAATCAGCGTCCGGCACCTGATGCGCCGTTAGTGCCGGTGCCGATCTCGATCGATCATCTCATTATGGAAGGGGTGCGCCGGATCGATGAATGGGAACGGATCCGTGACCGAATTCCTTCGACCGATCTGGTGCCGCGCTTTTTGGCCCCACCGGGTGAAAAGCTTAAGGGTATGCGCCTCGCCCCGGATGAGTGGAAGGTGTTTGCCCGCATTAATGGCCGTGATACGTTGGCTGAAATTGCCCAAAAGACCGGGTTGAGTGATTTTGATGTGTGCCGCGCGGTCTACGGTTTCTTGACCGCCGGTATGCTGGAGTTGGTGAAACGTCAGCGTGTTTTGGCAACCGGTATGCCGCCGGTTGAACAGCCGCGTTTGAAGAAGAGCCTCGTTAACCGGATCATCAATCGGATCCGCAGCATGTAG
- a CDS encoding GTP-binding protein has protein sequence MQTVKMVISGAVNAGKTEFIKTISEIEVVSTERRATDDTRLIKKETTVAMDFGRIAISDDLVLHLFGTPGQKRFDFMWEILAEGMLGLVILVDSTRPETFRETNRIIDFFVSYRDTPYVIAANKQDRPNAWSPEELRLALRQPPHIKVLPCTATDRESVKNVLLELLYVIQERSED, from the coding sequence GTGCAGACGGTAAAGATGGTGATCAGCGGTGCCGTGAACGCCGGCAAGACCGAGTTTATCAAGACGATCTCTGAGATCGAGGTCGTCTCGACGGAGCGCCGGGCGACCGACGATACTCGACTGATCAAAAAGGAAACAACTGTCGCGATGGATTTCGGGCGCATCGCGATCTCTGATGATCTCGTGCTCCATCTCTTTGGGACGCCGGGACAAAAGCGATTCGACTTTATGTGGGAGATCCTTGCTGAAGGTATGCTGGGGCTGGTGATCCTCGTCGATAGCACGCGCCCGGAGACGTTCCGTGAGACGAACCGGATCATCGATTTCTTCGTGTCGTATCGCGATACGCCATACGTGATTGCGGCCAATAAGCAGGATCGTCCGAATGCATGGTCGCCGGAAGAGTTGCGGTTGGCTCTGCGTCAGCCGCCGCATATTAAGGTTTTGCCCTGTACGGCGACCGATCGCGAGAGTGTGAAGAATGTCTTGCTCGAGTTGCTCTATGTGATTCAAGAGCGGAGCGAAGATTGA
- a CDS encoding HU family DNA-binding protein: MQKTDFIKAVAERAKVSQKETKQIIDTALEVITEALARGEKVTLTGFGTFEVRSRQAREGVNPQTREKIHIPATKTPGFSASSTLKEAVKG, from the coding sequence ATGCAGAAGACGGACTTCATCAAGGCTGTGGCCGAACGAGCAAAGGTTTCGCAGAAGGAGACGAAGCAAATCATCGATACTGCGCTTGAGGTGATCACTGAAGCGTTGGCCCGCGGTGAGAAGGTAACGTTGACCGGCTTTGGGACCTTTGAGGTACGCTCGCGGCAGGCACGTGAGGGTGTGAACCCGCAGACCCGCGAGAAGATTCACATCCCCGCTACCAAGACCCCCGGTTTTAGCGCGAGCAGCACGCTCAAAGAGGCGGTGAAGGGTTAG
- a CDS encoding M1 family metallopeptidase produces the protein MIRFILLIVITLTGSGSWIQPAIFRDEPAIATAVVDPFITAQTIAMRPDYVTDLTYQDWDRYTIQIQLDPAALQLSGNLTVRLTNRTTVDFDTIWFHLYPNHPDFGGRLDVTSARIDDIPVSSRTLHNDTLIGLQTPHPIAPGQSTTVTMTFTARTPRNASRKSFGAYNLEAGVWSIASFYPMLARYIEGIGWDTRPIVSRGDFTVSAIALYDVTVEAPVDWQLVTSGSQLEQHILADGRQRVRFVSGPQREFYLAALQGLVATSADVDGTRVISYVQANDPDAGARSLAIATTALRIFNQRFGAYPYAEFEIIQAALTQFYGMEYPGVVLIEQRLYQRNDHLLETTIAHEIGHQWWYGLVGNDAQGEAWLDEGLASYSQILYYEMIDNLTQAQAELDAFRAAYRRLRERGGDAPLATPPSELGNGRYVPVVYAKGALFFHALRQQIGEAAFNDFLQGYVTAARYREIAGPDLLRAAEEACACTLDAMFHNWVITAEPVTIP, from the coding sequence ATGATACGCTTCATACTGCTTATTGTCATCACCCTGACCGGTTCCGGCTCGTGGATACAACCGGCCATCTTTCGCGACGAACCGGCCATTGCTACCGCGGTCGTCGATCCATTCATTACAGCGCAAACCATTGCTATGCGGCCGGATTATGTTACCGATCTCACCTATCAAGACTGGGATCGCTACACGATACAGATTCAGCTCGATCCGGCGGCATTACAACTCAGTGGCAATCTAACCGTGCGGCTTACCAATCGCACAACGGTCGATTTCGATACGATCTGGTTTCATCTCTACCCCAATCACCCCGATTTTGGCGGCAGGCTCGATGTGACGTCGGCTCGGATTGATGACATTCCCGTCTCTTCACGTACCCTCCATAACGACACACTGATCGGGTTGCAGACCCCACACCCCATTGCTCCCGGCCAGAGTACTACCGTGACCATGACCTTCACCGCCCGCACCCCGCGTAACGCCAGCCGGAAGAGTTTCGGCGCCTATAATCTTGAGGCGGGGGTATGGTCAATCGCTTCGTTTTATCCAATGCTGGCCCGCTACATCGAAGGCATCGGTTGGGACACCCGTCCAATTGTGTCACGCGGTGATTTTACGGTGAGTGCGATTGCGCTGTACGATGTCACGGTTGAAGCACCGGTAGATTGGCAATTGGTGACGAGCGGCAGCCAACTCGAACAACACATACTCGCCGACGGTCGCCAACGGGTACGTTTTGTCAGCGGACCACAGCGCGAGTTCTACCTCGCAGCCCTACAGGGGCTGGTAGCAACCAGCGCCGACGTTGACGGCACAAGGGTCATTAGTTACGTCCAGGCCAACGATCCTGACGCCGGTGCCCGTAGTCTGGCCATCGCGACCACAGCTTTGCGCATCTTCAACCAACGATTTGGTGCGTATCCGTATGCCGAGTTCGAGATCATCCAAGCGGCGCTGACCCAATTTTATGGAATGGAATATCCGGGTGTCGTGCTGATCGAACAGCGCCTATACCAACGCAACGACCATCTGCTCGAAACGACTATTGCCCATGAGATCGGTCATCAATGGTGGTATGGTCTTGTCGGCAACGATGCACAAGGTGAAGCCTGGCTCGATGAGGGTTTGGCCAGTTACAGTCAAATCCTGTATTATGAGATGATCGATAACCTCACCCAAGCTCAAGCCGAACTAGACGCCTTCCGCGCCGCTTATCGGCGACTGCGCGAACGTGGCGGTGATGCCCCATTAGCGACACCGCCATCGGAGTTAGGCAACGGCCGCTACGTGCCGGTTGTCTACGCCAAAGGGGCACTCTTCTTTCACGCCCTCCGCCAACAGATCGGCGAAGCAGCATTCAATGACTTCTTGCAAGGGTACGTTACGGCTGCTCGCTATCGCGAAATCGCCGGTCCTGATCTCCTCCGTGCTGCCGAAGAGGCCTGCGCCTGTACCCTGGATGCAATGTTTCACAACTGGGTCATCACGGCGGAGCCGGTAACGATACCGTGA